The sequence TTCAACGTGTCCAACAACAACCTCACCGGACCTATCCCGAAGAACACCGGACGCTTCCGCGACGACAGCTTCGCGGCCAACGCTGCCGGCATGTGCGGAGAGCCCATGTTCTCCCCGTGTCCCTCCGGGGAGAGCAAATCAAAGAAGACGCGGAGGATCCTCATGTACCTCGGGTACGTCCTCCTCGGTGCCGTCATCGTGGCATTCGTCGTGTACAAGCTCTGCTCCAGGAAGAGGAACAAGCTGGGCAAGAAGGCCATGGTCGGCAAGGACATGTTCGACAGCAGCaacccgacgacgacgacgacaagcaAGTCGGCGTCGGCCTACTCGCTGCCGGCTTCGGCGGAGCGGAGCCCAGCGCGCAAGGGCGCGGCGTCGACGTCGCTGGTGGTGCTGCGGCGGTCGGGCACGGCCTCGGTCACGTcgacggcggcggccgcggcggccaaGGACCTGCGGTTCGAGGACCTGCTCAAGTCTCCCGCGGAGCTGCTGGGACGCGGGCGGTACGGGAGCTCGTACAAGGTGGCGGTGCccggcggggcggcgctggcggtGAAGCGGGTGAAGGACGCGTCGGCGAGCGACGACGAGTTCCGGCGGCGGATGGAGCGGGTCGCGCGGGCGAGGCACCCGGCCGTCCTGCCGCCGCTTGCGTTCTACTGCGCCGCGCAGGAGAAGCTGGTGGTCTACGAGTTCCAGAGCAACGGCAGCCTCCACAAGCTACTCCACGGTATGCTCCTTCGCTCTTCTCGTTACAATAAAAAGTCGGAGAAGAGAAATACAAACTGCTACACATCACATCGATTCAAACAAGAAAGTTTCAACACTTGGAGTATCAAAATATCCCAAATTAAGATAATTATGTACAGGAAACTCGAAGAGATTAATACCCATTCACTGGATATATGGTCTGAAAGTTGGAAATTCGAATTTCTTTTAGGAAAGAAACGCCCAAACCGTGGAAAGAAATTTGCCCTCATGCACATTTCTGTAgcaatcatcatgaacaatctgCTAACACATGCCAACTTTTATGACTCCTTGCAGAAGATAAACAATTCCCGATTCTTTCTGCATGCATTAGTTCTTAGTAAGATTATGCTCCTTCGAGCATTACTACTTCGCAGTAAAATGTTATTCCGAGCGAAGAAAATAACGAGGTTCTTCTCGACGATGATTTGCAGGCTCTATAGAGAGCAGCCAGGCCCCCCTTGACTGGCCGGCGCGCCTTCACATCGCTACCAAGGTGGCCGACGGCATGGCCTTCTTACACGCCACCATGCGCGGCGACGGCGCGAGCTCCTACGcctcctccacgtcctcctccatcgactccgcggcggcggcagagggcgcCATCGCCCACGGCGCCCTCAAGTCCACCAACATCCTCTTCACGGCCGGCATGGAGCCCTGCATCAGCGAGTACGGCGTCATCGCGCCGCCGCTGGCCGCCGCCGTCGGCAGCAGCCGGAGCTCCGGTCTCCGCGCGGACGTGCGCGCCTTCGGCGTGCTTCTGCTGGAGCTGCTCACGGGGAAGGCCACGGCGGCACAGGGCGACGGCGCGGAGCTGGCGCGGTGGGTGACCTCGGTGATCCAGGAGGAGTGGACCGCCGAGGTGTTCGACCGCGCGCTGCTCTCCCGCGACGGCGTCAGCGAGCAGCGGATGGTGCGGCTGCTGCAGGTCGCCATGAGGTGCATCGACGCCTCGCCCGGCGAGGTGCCGCCGACCATGAGGGAGGTCGCCGGGATGATCAATGCCATTCGCGAGGAGGACGACAGGTCTCTGTCCATGGAAGCGTGACAGGAGCACCGAACCAGTCGGCAGTCTGAGAGTTCTTCAACCTCTGATCGGTGCTATATATATGTGTGTAAGCATATCTAGTTAGTTGCATTTGAGATTATATTCATCACGCTCCCATATTGTACTTTCCTTCACTCAGTAACTACAAAGAAATTCTAGTCTTAATTTTTCCGTTTGTATCGATACCagcattacacacacacacacacagagttgTGTGCATCATACATAACTGTTCATGGAAATAATACTCACGCTCAACGGACTACTCGCTCTTATCTGATTGTAAGATTTTCCTAGCAAACTTTGTAACCAAAGagaatatttttttttcttttgaaaggaACACATCATATATTCCATTAACTTAACAAGCTGGACGTGGTGCCTGTGGGAGTcgtggactagggggtcctcgggcgtccggtctgttaatgtgggccggactgataggccgtcaagatacaagacagaaaaTCACTTCCCGTGTTCGGTGAGGACTCCCGTATGCGTGgctggcaagtataggtgtccgaaTATCTTATTCCCTTtttgtaaaaccgactttgtacaaccctaaagcccttccgctgtctatataaaccggagggtaatagatcggaggcaggatcacaacattgctaggctagctatgtAGGGTTAACcgaatcgatctcgaggtagatcaactcttgtaacccctatacccttgaatataatcaagcaggagtagggttttacctccattaagagggcctgaacctgggtcaACACT comes from Triticum aestivum cultivar Chinese Spring chromosome 5B, IWGSC CS RefSeq v2.1, whole genome shotgun sequence and encodes:
- the LOC123114781 gene encoding probable inactive receptor kinase At2g26730; amino-acid sequence: MGRIPAVAAAIVVALLVCCSCEVRGKEDEDVLDSLVDFLTKLAGGDEKTASDLGWDASTDPCDGTGGRNGSDSKWGGTVKCFENGASNAGLIKVIDLQSLGLNGTIDAESLCAAPALRVVSLQNNTLRGGLPAGVSACSGLTHLYVDRNQLSGALPSSLGNLRKLHVLDVSRNDFSGEIPAGLSDVRGLIRFNANDNHFQGTIPDFDLDKFETFNVSNNNLTGPIPKNTGRFRDDSFAANAAGMCGEPMFSPCPSGESKSKKTRRILMYLGYVLLGAVIVAFVVYKLCSRKRNKLGKKAMEKLVVYEFQSNGSLHKLLHAIIMNNLLTHANFYDSLQKINNSRFFLHALVLSSIESSQAPLDWPARLHIATKVADGMAFLHATMRGDGASSYASSTSSSIDSAAAAEGAIAHGALKSTNILFTAGMEPCISEYGVIAPPLAAAVGSSRSSGLRADVRAFGVLLLELLTGKATAAQGDGAELARWVTSVIQEEWTAEVFDRALLSRDGVSEQRMVRLLQVAMRCIDASPGEVPPTMREVAGMINAIREEDDRSLSMEA